In the Drosophila subpulchrella strain 33 F10 #4 breed RU33 unplaced genomic scaffold, RU_Dsub_v1.1 Primary Assembly Seq101, whole genome shotgun sequence genome, one interval contains:
- the LOC119558476 gene encoding nischarin-like, whose protein sequence is MAEKATRPRSGLQPGVAQRHERRHAGSKDAHRAAQQRPTSGVSAPPAAPTCSSGAPNDQRRRSPAALTERHQERQPAAPTERKTVPSTVPTAPTAVSTERHQERQPQQRPPSGFRALSSVQRPSAEPIERPAPSRALSSANRAGYVVTSHATNATRSAQRAATAPLATSTAPPAAPSTGQRERQPQPHRSATAARQQYLPGSAQRPAPSHATRSAHRVIPSRAIGSATARMPSDSGKKTSEDAESKAEPAAAGLEEDWFFTATGDRNYSNRMEPFYPNLVAGVYQPVDHHDSDMDTNDGAPPSRDSALSDRSPTPPSFSPILSLQSREARNGDSISTVPWSPDASIAVSGTQTIEIRLSASRGLGK, encoded by the exons GACCTAGGAGCGGACTTCAACCCGGAGTGGCACAGCGGCACGAGCGTCGGCACGCCGGATCCAAGGA CGCCCACAGAGCGGCCCAGCAGCGCCCAACGAGCGGCGTCAGTGCACCACCAGCGGCACCCACGTGTTCATCAGGAGCGCCCAACGATCAGCGCCGCCGCTCACCAGCCGCGCTCACCGAGCGCCATCAGGAGCGCCAACCAGCCGCGCCCACAGAGCGCAAAACCGTGCCATCAACAGTACCAACGGCACCCACAGCAGTGTCAACCGAGCGCCATCAGGAGCGCCAACCTCAGCAGCGCCCACCGAGCGGCTTCCGCGCCCTCAGTAGCGTTCAGCGCCCATCAGCAGAGCCCATCGAGCGGC CAGCGCCCAGCCGCGCCCTCAGCAGCGCCAACCGCGCCGGATACGTGGTCACTAGCCACGCTACGAACGCCACCAGGAGCGCGCAACGAGCGGCCACCGCGCCCTTAGCAACGTCCACCGCGCCGCCAGCAGCGCCGTCCACGGGGCAACGGGAGCGCCAGCCGCAACCACATCGGTCAGCCACTGCCGCACGTCAGCAGTACCTGCCTGGTAGCGCCCAGCGCCCAGCGCCCAGTCACGCCACTAGGAGCGCTCACCGAGTGATCCCCAGCAGAGCCATCGGCAGCGCCACCGCGCGTATGCCCAGTGACTCGGGAAAGAAAACGTCAGAGGACGCAGAATCAAAGGCAGAACCGGCAGCTGCCGGACTGGAAGAGGACTGGTTTTTCACCGCAACCGGGG ATCGGAACTACAGCAACAGGATGGAGCCCTTCTACCCAAACTTAGTCGCAGGGGTCTACCAACCGGTCGACCACCATGACTCGGACATGGATACCAACGACGGCGCACCCCCCAGCCGGGACTCGGCCCTGTCAGACCGGAGCCCCACACCACCCAGCTTCAGCCCAATCCTCAGCCTCCAGTCACGCGAAGCTCGTAACGGCGACTCCATCTCCACCGTGCCGTGGTCGCCGGACGCAAGCA